In a genomic window of Streptomyces pristinaespiralis:
- a CDS encoding heavy metal translocating P-type ATPase, protein MTCASCAARVEKKLNRMDGVTATVNYATEKARVSYPAGTEVADLIATVVKTGYTAEEPPPPAPAPDPAQPAAAEAGPGPAPEQDALRRRLVVSALLAAPVVLLSMIGPLQFDNWQWLSLTLAAPVVVWGALPFHRASWTNLRHGAATMDTLVSTGTLAAFGWSLWALFFGTAGMPGMRHGFDLTAGRTDGASVIYLEVAAGVTVFILLGRYLEARSKRQSGAALRALMDMGAKDVAVLRDGTEVRVPVDRLAVGDRFVVRPGEKIATDGVVVEGASAVDASMLSGESVPVDVWPGEPVTGATLNTAGRLVVEATSVGADTRLARMAKLVEDAQNGKAQVQRLADRISAVFVPVVLLIAAATLGAWLGATGDATAAFTAAVAVLIIACPCALGLATPTALMVGTGRGAQLGILIKGPEVLESTRRVDTVVLDKTGTVTTGRMTLQGVHPAETADATELLRLAGALEQASEHPVARAVAEGAAARVQGPLPATEDFVNMPGLGVRGVVEGHEVLAGRARLLEEAGVELPEELLRTAAGAGGLTAVFAARDGKALGVLTVADAVKDTSAEAVRELRALGLAPVLLTGDTRAVAEKVAAEVGVTEVYAEVVPEEKVSLVERLQAQGRTVAMVGDGVNDAAALATADLGLAMGTGTDVAIEAGDLTLVRGDLRVAADAIRLARRTLATIKGNLYWAFGYNVAALPLAASGLLNPMIAGFAMAFSSVFVVFNSLRLRSFS, encoded by the coding sequence ATGACCTGTGCGTCCTGCGCGGCTCGCGTCGAGAAGAAGCTGAACCGCATGGACGGCGTCACCGCCACGGTCAACTACGCCACCGAGAAGGCGCGCGTCTCGTACCCGGCGGGCACGGAGGTCGCGGACCTGATCGCGACCGTGGTGAAGACCGGCTACACCGCCGAGGAACCGCCGCCGCCCGCTCCCGCGCCGGACCCGGCGCAACCCGCCGCCGCGGAGGCCGGCCCGGGCCCCGCCCCCGAGCAGGACGCCCTGCGGCGACGGCTCGTCGTCTCGGCGCTGCTCGCGGCACCGGTCGTACTGCTGTCGATGATCGGCCCGCTCCAGTTCGACAACTGGCAGTGGCTCTCACTGACCCTCGCCGCGCCCGTGGTGGTCTGGGGCGCCCTGCCCTTCCACCGGGCCTCGTGGACCAATCTGCGGCACGGCGCCGCCACCATGGACACGCTGGTGTCCACCGGCACGCTGGCCGCCTTCGGCTGGTCGCTGTGGGCGCTGTTCTTCGGCACCGCGGGCATGCCCGGCATGCGCCACGGCTTCGACCTCACGGCGGGCCGCACGGACGGCGCCTCGGTGATCTACCTCGAGGTCGCCGCCGGCGTGACCGTCTTCATCCTGCTCGGCCGTTACCTCGAGGCCCGCTCCAAGCGGCAGTCGGGCGCGGCGCTGCGGGCCCTGATGGACATGGGCGCCAAGGACGTGGCCGTCCTGCGGGACGGCACGGAGGTACGTGTACCGGTTGACCGCCTCGCCGTCGGTGACCGGTTCGTCGTGAGGCCCGGGGAGAAGATCGCCACGGACGGCGTCGTCGTGGAGGGCGCCTCCGCCGTCGATGCCTCGATGCTCAGCGGCGAGTCCGTACCGGTCGACGTGTGGCCGGGCGAGCCCGTCACCGGCGCGACCCTCAACACCGCCGGCCGGCTGGTCGTCGAGGCCACCTCCGTCGGCGCGGACACCCGGCTCGCCCGCATGGCGAAGCTCGTGGAGGACGCCCAGAACGGCAAGGCGCAGGTGCAGCGGCTCGCCGACCGGATCTCGGCGGTCTTCGTACCCGTCGTCCTGCTGATCGCCGCCGCCACCCTCGGCGCGTGGCTGGGCGCGACCGGTGACGCGACGGCCGCCTTCACCGCCGCCGTGGCCGTGCTGATCATCGCGTGTCCGTGCGCCCTGGGCCTCGCCACGCCGACCGCGCTGATGGTGGGCACCGGACGGGGCGCGCAGCTGGGGATCCTCATCAAGGGGCCCGAGGTACTGGAGTCCACCCGCAGGGTCGACACCGTCGTCCTGGACAAGACCGGGACCGTCACGACGGGCCGGATGACCCTCCAGGGCGTGCACCCGGCGGAGACCGCCGACGCCACGGAACTGCTGCGGCTGGCGGGCGCGCTGGAGCAGGCCTCCGAGCATCCCGTCGCACGGGCGGTTGCCGAGGGCGCGGCGGCGCGCGTGCAGGGCCCGCTGCCCGCCACCGAGGACTTCGTGAACATGCCGGGCCTCGGTGTGCGCGGCGTCGTCGAGGGCCACGAGGTGCTGGCCGGCCGCGCACGGCTGCTGGAGGAGGCCGGGGTCGAACTGCCCGAGGAGCTTCTGCGCACGGCGGCCGGCGCCGGCGGTCTCACCGCCGTGTTCGCCGCGCGGGACGGCAAGGCTCTCGGCGTCCTGACCGTCGCCGACGCGGTCAAGGACACCAGCGCCGAGGCGGTACGGGAGCTGCGGGCGCTCGGCCTCGCCCCCGTCCTGCTGACGGGCGACACCAGGGCCGTGGCCGAAAAGGTGGCGGCCGAGGTGGGCGTGACGGAGGTGTACGCGGAGGTCGTGCCCGAGGAGAAGGTGAGCCTGGTCGAACGGCTCCAGGCACAGGGCCGCACGGTGGCGATGGTCGGCGACGGCGTGAACGACGCGGCCGCGCTGGCGACGGCGGATCTGGGCCTGGCGATGGGCACCGGGACGGATGTGGCGATCGAGGCGGGAGACCTCACTCTCGTGAGGGGTGACCTGCGTGTCGCGGCTGACGCGATCCGTCTCGCACGGCGGACTCTGGCCACGATCAAAGGCAATCTTTACTGGGCCTTTGGCTACAACGTGGCGGCACTGCCGCTGGCGGCATCCGGCCTGCTCAACCCCATGATCGCAGGTTTTGCGATGGCCTTTTCGTCCGTTTTTGTGGTGTTCAACAGCCTGCGGCT
- a CDS encoding heavy-metal-associated domain-containing protein: MTAETKAGLEIVDTAATGSCCSSTGSCHDAATDAQTDGITTVYQVTGMTCGHCEGAVSSEISELPGVSSVTAVAATGQVTVVSKAPLDEAAVRAAVDEAGYELVGRA, encoded by the coding sequence ATGACCGCCGAGACGAAGGCCGGCCTCGAAATCGTGGACACCGCGGCGACCGGCTCCTGCTGCTCGTCCACCGGCTCCTGCCACGACGCCGCCACGGACGCGCAGACCGACGGCATCACCACGGTCTACCAGGTCACCGGCATGACGTGCGGCCACTGCGAAGGCGCCGTCAGCAGCGAGATCTCCGAGCTCCCCGGCGTCAGCTCCGTGACGGCCGTCGCCGCCACCGGCCAGGTCACCGTGGTCTCCAAGGCCCCGCTGGACGAGGCCGCCGTACGCGCCGCCGTCGACGAGGCCGGCTACGAGCTGGTGGGCCGGGCCTGA
- a CDS encoding helix-turn-helix transcriptional regulator — protein sequence MTDRRLWSYKDIAAHIKVQPDTVRSYRKHGLLPPPDHVEAGKPYWYADTVRRWVANRPGNRGRRE from the coding sequence ATGACGGACAGAAGGCTCTGGTCCTACAAGGACATCGCCGCGCACATCAAGGTGCAGCCGGACACCGTCCGCTCTTACCGCAAGCACGGCCTGCTGCCGCCGCCCGACCACGTGGAGGCCGGAAAGCCGTACTGGTACGCGGACACGGTCCGCCGCTGGGTGGCCAACCGGCCCGGCAACAGGGGCCGCAGAGAGTGA
- a CDS encoding sugar phosphate isomerase/epimerase family protein, translating to MTSSVPALNRIRVGSAPDSWGVWFPDDPRQVPWQRFLDEVADAGYEWIELGPYGYLPTDPARLAEETRRRGLKVSAGTVFTGLHRGPAVWDETWAHVSDIAALTQAMGASHLVVIPSFWRDDKTGRVLEDRTLTPQQWRDLTSQTERLGHEVRERYGLRIVVHPHADTHIDTEENVTRFLDATDPDRVSLCLDTGHYAYCGGDSVKLIETYGERIGYLHLKQVDPAVLARVVAEEVPFGPAVGRGVMCEPPAGVPALEPVLTAAQSLGVDLFAIVEQDMYPCPPDKPFPIAERTRGFLRSCGV from the coding sequence ATGACCTCATCCGTCCCCGCCCTGAACCGCATCCGGGTCGGCTCGGCCCCCGACTCCTGGGGGGTGTGGTTCCCCGACGATCCCCGGCAGGTCCCCTGGCAGCGCTTCCTGGACGAGGTGGCCGACGCCGGTTACGAGTGGATCGAGCTCGGCCCTTACGGCTATCTGCCGACGGACCCTGCCCGCCTGGCGGAGGAGACGCGGCGGCGCGGCCTCAAGGTCTCGGCCGGGACCGTCTTCACGGGGCTGCACCGCGGTCCGGCCGTGTGGGACGAGACCTGGGCCCATGTGTCCGACATCGCGGCGCTCACCCAGGCCATGGGCGCTTCGCACCTGGTCGTGATCCCGTCCTTCTGGCGCGACGACAAGACGGGCCGGGTGCTCGAGGACCGCACGCTGACTCCGCAGCAGTGGCGCGATCTGACGTCGCAGACCGAACGGCTCGGCCACGAGGTGCGTGAACGCTACGGCCTGCGGATCGTCGTCCACCCGCACGCGGACACCCATATCGACACCGAGGAGAACGTCACGCGTTTCCTCGACGCCACCGACCCCGACCGGGTCTCGCTCTGCCTGGACACCGGTCACTACGCCTACTGCGGCGGCGACAGCGTCAAGCTCATCGAGACCTACGGGGAGCGGATCGGCTACCTCCATCTCAAGCAGGTGGATCCGGCCGTCCTGGCCCGGGTCGTCGCCGAGGAGGTGCCCTTCGGACCCGCGGTCGGCCGCGGGGTGATGTGCGAGCCGCCGGCCGGGGTGCCCGCCCTCGAACCGGTACTGACCGCCGCGCAGTCGCTGGGCGTCGACCTCTTCGCCATCGTCGAGCAGGACATGTATCCGTGTCCGCCGGACAAACCGTTCCCGATCGCCGAACGCACACGCGGTTTCCTCCGCTCCTGCGGCGTCTGA
- the iolC gene encoding 5-dehydro-2-deoxygluconokinase, protein MPQPYDVITMGRIGVDLYPLRAGVPLAQVDTFGKFLGGSAANVAVAAARLGRRTALITRTGQDAFGEYLHQALREFGVDDRWVAPVGRYPTPVTFCEIFPPDHFPLYFYRQPKAPDLEIRESELDLEQIRAARVFWVTGTGLCAEPSRSATLAALEHRARSGTTVFDLDWRPMFWPDQDPDEARPHYARALAHATVAVGNLEECEVATGEHEPDAAARALLAAGVELAVVKQGPKGVLALHRDGTRAEVPPVPVDVVNGLGAGDAFGGALCHGLLAGRELEQTMRYANAAGAIAAARLACSTAMPYAHEVETVLAGGPPPPDPSPPPAPGPPPALGPPPAPGPPPAPPGSAPAPPGASRPAPRPAPPKTVRGEARGEPS, encoded by the coding sequence ATGCCTCAGCCGTATGACGTGATCACGATGGGCCGGATCGGGGTCGACCTCTATCCGCTGCGCGCCGGGGTCCCGTTGGCGCAGGTCGACACGTTCGGCAAGTTCCTCGGCGGTTCGGCGGCGAACGTCGCCGTCGCCGCGGCCAGGCTGGGCCGGCGGACCGCGCTGATCACCCGGACCGGACAGGACGCCTTCGGTGAGTATCTGCACCAGGCGCTGCGGGAGTTCGGCGTGGACGACCGGTGGGTCGCACCGGTGGGTCGGTACCCGACGCCGGTCACCTTCTGCGAGATCTTCCCGCCGGACCACTTCCCCCTCTACTTCTACCGGCAGCCGAAGGCGCCCGATCTGGAGATCCGGGAGAGCGAGTTGGACCTGGAGCAGATCCGTGCCGCGCGGGTCTTCTGGGTGACCGGCACGGGGCTGTGCGCGGAGCCCAGCCGGTCCGCGACGCTCGCCGCGCTCGAGCACCGGGCCCGCTCGGGGACGACCGTGTTCGACCTCGACTGGCGGCCCATGTTCTGGCCGGACCAGGACCCGGACGAGGCGCGGCCCCACTACGCGCGGGCCCTGGCCCACGCCACCGTCGCCGTCGGCAATCTCGAGGAGTGCGAGGTCGCCACCGGCGAGCACGAGCCGGACGCCGCCGCGCGGGCGCTGCTCGCGGCCGGCGTCGAACTCGCCGTCGTCAAACAGGGCCCCAAAGGCGTACTCGCCCTGCACCGCGACGGCACCCGGGCCGAGGTTCCGCCCGTGCCGGTCGACGTCGTCAACGGCCTCGGCGCCGGTGACGCGTTCGGCGGGGCGCTGTGCCACGGTCTGCTCGCCGGACGGGAGTTGGAGCAGACGATGCGCTACGCCAACGCGGCGGGGGCGATCGCCGCGGCCCGGCTCGCCTGCTCGACGGCGATGCCGTACGCGCACGAGGTGGAGACCGTCCTCGCGGGCGGCCCGCCCCCACCGGACCCCAGTCCACCCCCGGCCCCCGGCCCACCCCCGGCCCTCGGCCCACCCCCGGCCCCCGGCCCACCCCCGGCCCCACCGGGCAGCGCCCCCGCCCCGCCCGGCGCGAGCCGGCCGGCGCCCCGTCCGGCCCCGCCGAAGACCGTCCGGGGCGAGGCGCGCGGAGAGCCCTCATGA
- a CDS encoding Cgl0159 family (beta/alpha)8-fold protein yields the protein MSRVDIAELVGIRTRHPEAVAEAAVRRRRRPALLGAGGRLMIIAADHPARGALAVGDRRLAMANRLDLLERLCLALSRPGVDGVLATADILDDLLLLGALDDKVVMGSMNRGGLAGAAFELDDRFTGHRARDLERLGFDAGKLLLRIDYDDPASLDTLDAAARAVDEMAERRLPVFIEPFICHRTDGRLRNDLSAEAVTLSIAIASGLAGTSAYSWLKVPVTDDPDDMRTVLETSTLPAVLLGGEIGDDQEGAYEKWRGALQLPTVQGLVVGRSLLYPVDGDVAGAVDTAVGLL from the coding sequence ATGAGCCGCGTCGACATCGCCGAGCTCGTCGGCATCCGCACCCGCCACCCGGAAGCCGTCGCCGAGGCGGCCGTCCGCAGGCGGCGGCGGCCCGCGCTCCTCGGCGCCGGCGGACGGCTGATGATCATCGCCGCCGACCATCCCGCCCGCGGGGCCCTCGCCGTCGGCGACCGCCGCCTCGCCATGGCCAACCGTCTCGACCTGCTGGAGCGGCTCTGTCTCGCGCTGTCCCGGCCCGGCGTCGACGGCGTCCTCGCCACCGCCGACATCCTCGACGACCTGCTGCTCCTCGGCGCCCTCGACGACAAGGTCGTCATGGGGTCCATGAACCGCGGGGGCCTGGCAGGCGCCGCCTTCGAACTCGACGACAGGTTCACCGGGCACCGCGCGCGCGACCTCGAACGGCTCGGCTTCGACGCGGGCAAGCTGCTGCTCCGTATCGACTACGACGACCCGGCCTCCCTCGACACTCTGGACGCCGCCGCCCGCGCCGTCGACGAGATGGCCGAGCGTCGGCTTCCCGTCTTCATAGAGCCGTTCATCTGTCACCGCACCGACGGCCGGCTCCGCAACGATCTCAGCGCCGAGGCCGTCACCCTGTCCATCGCCATCGCCTCCGGGCTGGCCGGCACCTCCGCGTACAGCTGGCTGAAGGTGCCCGTCACCGACGACCCCGACGACATGCGGACGGTGCTGGAGACCTCCACCCTGCCGGCGGTGCTGCTCGGCGGCGAGATAGGCGACGACCAGGAGGGTGCCTACGAGAAATGGCGCGGCGCGCTGCAACTGCCCACGGTGCAGGGACTCGTGGTGGGCCGCTCACTGCTCTATCCGGTCGACGGCGACGTCGCGGGCGCGGTCGACACGGCCGTCGGACTGCTCTAG
- the iolB gene encoding 5-deoxy-glucuronate isomerase — translation MDDNSRQQRLHLPAGSAARAPYALSIGPDQAGWEYSALRVLELPPGGSHLLTAGDSEWIVLPLTGGCTVQTQGETFELHGRKSVFGAVSDFAYVPRDARAQIASGAGGRFALAGARCERRLPARYGPAPEVPVEARGSGSQAREVHNFAAADAFECDRLIAVEVLTPGGNWSSYPPHKHDEHRPGEESELEEIYYFEIEDDGLGYQRVSPSRPGGADLLAEVRSGDAVLVPDGWHGPSVAEPGHTMYYLNVMAGPGDDRQWLIRFHPDRTEGYR, via the coding sequence ATGGACGACAACAGCAGGCAGCAGCGTCTCCACCTCCCGGCGGGCAGCGCCGCGCGCGCCCCGTACGCCCTGAGCATCGGACCCGACCAGGCCGGCTGGGAGTACTCCGCCCTGCGGGTGCTCGAGCTCCCGCCGGGCGGGTCGCATCTTCTGACCGCCGGGGACAGCGAGTGGATCGTGCTGCCGCTCACCGGCGGTTGTACGGTGCAGACGCAAGGCGAGACCTTCGAACTGCACGGGCGGAAAAGCGTGTTCGGCGCGGTGAGCGACTTCGCCTATGTGCCGCGTGACGCCCGTGCCCAGATCGCCTCCGGCGCGGGAGGCCGCTTCGCCCTGGCAGGAGCGAGGTGCGAGCGCCGACTCCCCGCTCGCTACGGCCCCGCGCCGGAGGTACCCGTCGAGGCCCGCGGCAGTGGCAGCCAGGCCCGAGAGGTCCACAACTTCGCGGCGGCGGACGCCTTCGAGTGCGACCGCCTGATCGCCGTCGAAGTGCTCACCCCCGGTGGCAACTGGTCCTCCTACCCGCCGCACAAACACGACGAGCACCGGCCGGGTGAGGAGAGCGAGCTCGAGGAGATCTACTACTTCGAGATCGAGGACGACGGCCTCGGCTACCAGCGCGTCTCCCCGTCCCGGCCGGGCGGCGCCGACCTTCTCGCGGAGGTCCGCAGCGGTGACGCGGTCCTCGTCCCCGACGGCTGGCACGGCCCGTCCGTCGCGGAGCCCGGGCACACCATGTACTACCTCAATGTGATGGCGGGCCCCGGCGACGACCGCCAGTGGCTGATCCGCTTCCACCCCGACCGCACGGAGGGCTACCGGTGA
- the iolD gene encoding 3D-(3,5/4)-trihydroxycyclohexane-1,2-dione acylhydrolase (decyclizing), producing the protein MTTRRLTTAQALVAFLARQYTERDGRRHRLIGATWGIFGHGNVAGVGQALLEAQSDMPYLQGRNEQAMVHAAVGHARQSRRLSAQAVTTSIGPGATNLVTGAALATINHLPVLLLPGDTFATRPADPVLQQLEVPYAGDVSVNDCLRPVSRWFDRIVRPEALVPAALQAVRVLTDPAQTGAVTLALPQDVQAEAYDWPEEFFTERTWRIRRPRPDAEALAEAARALRSARRPLLVAGGGVHHSEAEEALRAFAEATGVPVASTQAGKGSLPYDHPCDIGGIGHTGTATADDLARTADLVIGVGTRWSDFTTASSTLFRNEAVRFVNLNITAFDAHKLAGLSVVADARAGLEELTAALGDHRVDAGYRAEYTSAKKAWEERVTAAFTASDPDAAPTQAQVLGALDALVTGDDILINAAGSLPGDLHKLWRSRSADQYHVEYGYSCMGYEIPAAIGVAMAAPGRPVWALVGDGTYLMNPTEIVTAVQEGVPIRMVILQNHGYASIGGLSESVGAERYGTAYRHRAADRSFTGPPLPVDLAANAESLGMRVIRARSVRDLREALAEARAADVPTCVYVETATADTVSGPPGAQAWWDVPVAETATRPSAVKAREEYDRQAAARRRHL; encoded by the coding sequence GTGACCACCCGACGGCTGACCACGGCCCAGGCCCTCGTCGCGTTCCTCGCCCGCCAGTACACCGAGCGCGACGGCCGCCGCCACCGGCTCATCGGCGCCACATGGGGCATCTTCGGCCACGGGAACGTGGCGGGCGTGGGCCAGGCACTGCTCGAGGCCCAGAGCGACATGCCCTATCTCCAGGGCCGCAACGAACAGGCCATGGTCCATGCGGCCGTCGGCCACGCCCGCCAGTCGCGCCGGCTCTCCGCGCAGGCCGTCACCACGTCCATCGGCCCCGGCGCCACCAATCTGGTCACCGGCGCGGCGCTGGCCACCATCAACCACCTTCCCGTCCTGCTGCTCCCCGGCGACACCTTCGCCACCCGGCCCGCCGACCCGGTCCTCCAGCAGCTCGAAGTGCCCTACGCCGGCGACGTGTCGGTCAACGACTGCCTGCGGCCCGTCTCCCGCTGGTTCGACCGGATCGTCCGCCCGGAGGCGCTGGTGCCCGCCGCGCTCCAGGCCGTGCGGGTCCTGACCGACCCCGCGCAGACCGGCGCGGTCACGCTCGCGCTTCCGCAGGACGTGCAGGCGGAGGCGTACGACTGGCCCGAGGAGTTCTTCACCGAGCGGACCTGGCGGATCCGCCGGCCGCGTCCCGACGCCGAGGCACTGGCGGAGGCGGCGAGGGCCCTGCGCTCCGCCCGCCGGCCGCTGCTCGTCGCGGGCGGCGGCGTGCACCATTCGGAGGCGGAGGAGGCGCTGCGGGCGTTCGCCGAGGCGACCGGCGTCCCGGTCGCCTCCACCCAGGCCGGCAAGGGATCGCTGCCGTACGACCACCCGTGCGACATCGGCGGCATCGGTCACACCGGCACCGCCACGGCCGACGACCTCGCCCGCACCGCGGACCTCGTGATCGGCGTCGGCACGCGCTGGTCCGACTTCACCACCGCCTCCTCGACGCTGTTCCGAAACGAGGCGGTCCGCTTCGTCAACCTCAACATCACCGCCTTCGACGCCCACAAGTTGGCCGGCCTCTCGGTCGTCGCCGACGCCCGCGCCGGCCTCGAGGAGCTCACGGCGGCGCTCGGGGACCACCGCGTCGACGCCGGGTACCGGGCGGAGTACACATCGGCGAAGAAGGCCTGGGAGGAGCGGGTCACCGCGGCCTTCACCGCCTCCGACCCCGACGCCGCCCCCACCCAGGCGCAGGTCCTCGGCGCGCTCGACGCGCTGGTGACCGGCGACGACATCCTCATCAACGCCGCCGGCTCCCTCCCGGGCGACCTGCACAAACTGTGGCGCAGCCGGTCCGCCGACCAGTACCACGTCGAGTACGGCTACTCCTGCATGGGCTACGAGATCCCCGCAGCCATCGGCGTCGCCATGGCGGCCCCCGGCCGGCCCGTGTGGGCGCTCGTCGGCGACGGCACGTACCTCATGAACCCGACCGAGATCGTCACCGCGGTCCAGGAGGGCGTCCCCATCCGGATGGTCATCCTCCAGAACCATGGGTACGCCTCCATCGGCGGCCTCTCCGAGTCGGTGGGGGCGGAGCGCTATGGCACCGCCTACCGTCACCGGGCCGCCGACCGGTCCTTCACCGGCCCGCCGCTGCCCGTCGACCTCGCCGCCAACGCCGAGTCCCTCGGGATGCGGGTGATCCGCGCCCGCAGCGTGCGTGACCTGCGTGAAGCCCTGGCCGAGGCTCGCGCGGCCGACGTGCCCACATGTGTCTACGTGGAGACCGCAACGGCAGACACTGTGTCGGGCCCGCCCGGCGCACAGGCGTGGTGGGATGTTCCTGTGGCCGAGACCGCGACCCGCCCGTCGGCGGTGAAGGCCCGTGAGGAGTACGACCGGCAGGCCGCCGCCCGACGCCGCCATCTCTGA
- the mmsA gene encoding CoA-acylating methylmalonate-semialdehyde dehydrogenase: MTKTVNHWIGGKTVEGASGNWGPVTDPATGAVTTRVALASADEVGAAVAAAREAYTTWGTSSLAQRTAVLFRYRALLDAHRDDIAALITAEHGKVHSDALGEVARGLEIVELACGITTQLKGELSTQVSNRVDVSSIRQPLGVVAGITPFNFPAMVPMWMFPLAIACGNTFVLKPSEKDPSAANLLAELAAQAGLPDGVLNVVHGDKVAVDALLAHPDVAAVSFVGSTPIARYIHTTASANGKRVQALGGAKNHMLVLPDADLDAAADAAVSAAYGSAGERCMAISAVVAVGAIGDELVDKIRERAEKIKIGPGDDPASEMGPLITAAHRDKVASYVTGAAAQGAEVVLDGTGYSVDGFEDGHWIGLSLLDKVSTDCDAYRDEIFGPVLCVLRAETYEDGVALINASPFGNGTAIFTRDGGAARRFQLEIEAGMVGVNVPIPVPVGYHSFGGWKDSLFGDHHIYGNDGVHFYTRGKVVTTRWPDPADAPAGVDLGFPRNH, encoded by the coding sequence ATGACGAAGACCGTCAACCACTGGATCGGTGGCAAGACCGTCGAAGGTGCGTCGGGGAACTGGGGCCCGGTCACCGACCCGGCGACGGGAGCCGTCACCACGCGGGTCGCCCTGGCCTCCGCCGACGAGGTCGGCGCGGCCGTGGCCGCGGCCCGGGAGGCGTACACGACGTGGGGCACCTCGTCCCTGGCGCAGCGCACCGCGGTCCTCTTCCGCTACCGCGCCCTGCTCGACGCGCACCGCGACGACATCGCGGCCCTGATCACCGCCGAGCACGGCAAGGTGCACTCGGACGCGCTCGGTGAGGTCGCCCGTGGCCTGGAGATCGTGGAGCTGGCCTGCGGTATCACCACCCAGCTCAAGGGCGAGCTGTCGACCCAGGTCTCCAACCGGGTCGACGTGTCCTCGATCCGCCAGCCCCTCGGTGTCGTCGCCGGCATCACCCCCTTCAACTTCCCGGCGATGGTGCCGATGTGGATGTTCCCGCTGGCCATCGCCTGCGGAAACACCTTCGTCCTCAAGCCCAGCGAGAAGGACCCCTCTGCCGCCAACCTGCTCGCCGAGCTGGCCGCACAGGCCGGTCTGCCCGACGGCGTGCTGAACGTCGTGCACGGCGACAAGGTGGCCGTCGACGCGCTGCTCGCCCACCCGGACGTGGCCGCGGTCTCGTTCGTCGGCTCCACCCCGATCGCCCGCTACATCCACACCACCGCCTCCGCCAACGGCAAGCGCGTGCAGGCCCTGGGCGGTGCCAAGAACCACATGCTCGTCCTGCCGGACGCCGACCTCGACGCCGCCGCGGACGCCGCGGTGTCGGCGGCGTACGGCTCGGCGGGCGAGCGCTGCATGGCGATCTCCGCGGTCGTCGCCGTCGGCGCGATCGGTGACGAGCTGGTGGACAAGATCCGCGAGCGCGCCGAGAAGATCAAGATCGGCCCCGGCGACGACCCGGCCTCCGAGATGGGCCCGCTGATCACCGCGGCCCACCGCGACAAGGTCGCCTCCTACGTCACCGGCGCGGCCGCCCAGGGCGCGGAGGTCGTCCTCGACGGGACCGGCTACTCGGTCGACGGCTTCGAGGACGGCCACTGGATCGGGCTGTCCCTGCTCGACAAGGTCTCCACGGACTGTGACGCCTACCGCGACGAGATCTTCGGCCCGGTGCTGTGCGTGCTGCGCGCGGAGACGTACGAGGACGGCGTGGCGCTGATCAACGCCTCGCCGTTCGGCAACGGCACGGCGATCTTCACCCGCGACGGCGGTGCGGCCCGCCGCTTCCAGCTGGAGATCGAGGCCGGCATGGTCGGCGTCAACGTGCCGATCCCCGTGCCGGTGGGCTACCACTCCTTCGGCGGCTGGAAGGACTCGCTCTTCGGGGACCACCACATCTACGGCAACGACGGCGTGCACTTCTACACCCGGGGCAAGGTCGTCACCACCCGCTGGCCCGACCCGGCGGACGCCCCGGCGGGCGTGGACCTGGGCTTCCCGCGCAACCACTGA